In a genomic window of Flavobacterium lipolyticum:
- a CDS encoding ABC transporter permease: MNRLISIELQKIWKNKASRILTLTYFILLSFIALMASIKFDIGPFKFHLAEMGIFNFPFIWHFNSYVAALLKLFLAIVIVSMMANEYSYGTLKQNLIDGLSKKEFVLSKFLTVVLFALASTLFVFVMSLILGLCFSSYTEFDVIMMDLDYLLAFFVKLIGFFAFCLFLGILVKRSAFALGFLLVWSITEGIVKGILIFKIFPESSVGQTIMNFFPLEAMANLIIEPFSRLSVIRSIGTQIGVENTKDYGVHYTSVIIVLIWTFLFVYFSYKLLKKRDL; encoded by the coding sequence ATGAACAGACTAATTTCTATAGAACTACAAAAAATCTGGAAAAACAAAGCCAGCCGCATCCTCACTTTAACTTATTTCATACTGCTTTCGTTTATCGCTTTAATGGCTTCGATCAAATTTGACATAGGTCCATTTAAATTCCATTTGGCAGAAATGGGTATTTTCAACTTCCCTTTCATTTGGCATTTCAATTCTTATGTAGCCGCCTTACTTAAACTTTTCCTCGCAATCGTTATTGTTTCTATGATGGCCAATGAATACAGTTACGGAACTTTAAAACAAAACCTGATTGACGGTTTAAGCAAAAAAGAATTCGTTCTGTCCAAGTTCCTGACAGTCGTACTGTTTGCATTAGCCTCTACCCTTTTCGTATTTGTCATGAGCTTAATTCTTGGACTGTGCTTTTCATCCTATACCGAATTTGATGTGATTATGATGGATTTAGACTATCTTCTTGCCTTTTTCGTAAAACTCATTGGCTTCTTTGCATTCTGTTTATTTTTGGGAATTTTGGTAAAACGTTCGGCTTTTGCCTTGGGTTTTCTTTTGGTTTGGAGTATAACAGAAGGAATTGTGAAAGGAATTTTGATCTTTAAAATTTTCCCTGAAAGTTCAGTAGGCCAGACAATAATGAATTTTTTCCCGTTGGAAGCTATGGCAAATCTAATCATTGAGCCTTTTTCAAGATTATCAGTAATTCGTTCAATAGGAACACAAATTGGGGTAGAAAATACCAAAGATTATGGTGTACACTATACCTCGGTTATAATCGTTTTGATCTGGACCTTCTTATTTGTTTACTTCTCATACAAGCTATTAAAAAAGAGGGATTTGTAG
- a CDS encoding Pycsar system effector family protein, translating to MNLIEQSEDFVSNLLKDKLSNLYSYHNFNHTLTVVNAVKELCKKEDVTAEEKEALLVAAWFHDSGYINGYEKHEEESVKIATAFLKEKGLSDEFITQVSGLILATVKEYTPKTHLEKIIKDADFAHLMGTEYATTCELLRIELKNTWNLNFSNAEWAKENLNFLMNKHRFYTDYALRKWQPLKEKNLLMVQKKIEKQEKKEAEKIEEENRKRDKIEKPDRGIDTLFRVTLGNHTRLSGIADSKANILLSVNAIIISIALSTIIPKLDSPKNAHLVVPTFIMLISSVVTIIFAILSTRPKVTTGIFTREDIEAKKINLLFFGNFYKMPLEEYDWAMNEMMKDKDYLYSTMIKDLYYLGLVLQRKYNLLRIAYNLFMIGIIVTVISFVIAFKSI from the coding sequence ATGAATTTAATAGAACAATCCGAAGATTTTGTTAGTAATTTACTCAAAGATAAACTTTCTAATTTATATTCTTATCATAATTTCAACCATACTTTAACGGTCGTAAATGCTGTAAAAGAGCTTTGCAAAAAGGAAGATGTTACGGCCGAAGAGAAGGAAGCACTTTTAGTGGCAGCCTGGTTTCATGATAGCGGGTACATTAATGGTTATGAAAAACATGAAGAAGAGAGTGTGAAAATTGCTACGGCTTTTTTGAAGGAAAAGGGACTGTCGGATGAATTCATAACACAGGTTTCCGGTTTGATTCTGGCCACGGTAAAAGAGTATACTCCGAAAACACATTTGGAGAAAATAATCAAGGATGCCGATTTTGCTCACCTTATGGGGACTGAGTATGCAACGACTTGCGAATTATTGCGTATTGAATTAAAGAATACCTGGAATTTAAACTTTTCAAATGCCGAATGGGCAAAAGAAAATCTGAATTTTCTAATGAACAAGCACCGTTTTTATACGGATTATGCGCTTAGAAAATGGCAGCCTTTAAAAGAGAAAAATCTGTTAATGGTTCAGAAAAAGATTGAAAAGCAGGAAAAAAAAGAGGCCGAAAAAATCGAAGAAGAGAATAGAAAGAGAGATAAAATCGAAAAACCGGATCGTGGTATCGACACCTTGTTTCGTGTTACCTTGGGGAATCATACGCGTTTAAGCGGAATTGCCGATAGTAAAGCGAATATTTTATTGTCTGTAAATGCTATTATCATTTCGATTGCACTTTCTACGATTATCCCTAAATTAGACAGTCCGAAGAACGCGCATTTGGTTGTTCCCACTTTTATCATGCTGATTTCAAGTGTGGTGACCATTATTTTTGCGATTTTATCTACACGACCAAAAGTAACAACCGGTATTTTTACACGTGAGGATATCGAAGCCAAGAAAATTAATTTATTATTCTTTGGGAACTTCTACAAAATGCCTCTTGAAGAATATGACTGGGCGATGAACGAAATGATGAAGGATAAAGATTATCTGTATTCTACCATGATAAAAGATTTGTATTATTTAGGATTAGTGTTACAGCGCAAATATAATTTACTGCGTATTGCTTACAATCTTTTTATGATCGGTATCATTGTTACCGTAATCTCTTTTGTAATTGCGTTTAAATCCATATAA
- a CDS encoding ABC transporter ATP-binding protein: METILTIENLHKRYGRIQALKNVSFEIQKGHVYGILGPNGSGKSTTLGIVLNVVNRTSGNYTWFGGKVQTHEALKKVGAIIERPNFYPYMTAEENLKLVCKIKSINYSKISEKLDLVGLSERKDSKFSTFSLGMKQRLAIASALLNDPEILILDEPTNGLDPQGIHQIRDIIRKIASQGTTILLASHLLDEVEKVCSHVVVLRKGEILYSGSVDGMSANDGFFELQSDDNLALKTILETHPAVEKITEEDGKILVYLHSDLSASELNHFLFSKNIALSHLVKRKNSLEAQFLELTKNAIIQNN; the protein is encoded by the coding sequence TTGGAAACCATACTTACTATCGAGAATCTTCACAAAAGATACGGCCGTATTCAGGCCTTAAAAAATGTATCTTTTGAAATACAAAAAGGCCACGTTTATGGCATATTAGGCCCTAACGGAAGCGGTAAATCGACCACTTTAGGAATTGTCCTGAATGTTGTGAACAGAACTTCGGGAAACTATACCTGGTTTGGAGGAAAGGTACAAACACATGAAGCACTAAAAAAAGTAGGCGCCATCATCGAAAGACCCAACTTTTACCCGTACATGACTGCCGAAGAAAACCTGAAACTGGTTTGCAAAATAAAAAGCATCAATTATTCTAAGATCAGTGAAAAACTTGATTTAGTTGGGCTATCCGAGAGAAAAGACAGCAAGTTCAGCACCTTTTCTTTGGGAATGAAACAGCGTCTTGCCATTGCTTCGGCACTCTTAAATGATCCGGAAATTTTAATTTTAGACGAACCAACAAATGGTTTAGATCCACAGGGAATTCATCAGATCAGAGACATTATTCGAAAAATTGCGTCACAAGGAACCACTATTTTACTGGCCTCTCATCTTTTGGACGAAGTAGAAAAAGTATGTTCGCATGTAGTTGTTTTACGTAAAGGAGAAATTTTATACTCTGGTTCAGTAGACGGAATGTCAGCCAATGATGGTTTCTTTGAACTTCAGTCTGATGATAATCTGGCGTTGAAAACCATATTGGAAACACATCCGGCAGTTGAAAAAATCACCGAAGAAGACGGGAAAATCCTGGTTTATTTACACTCTGATTTATCCGCTTCAGAACTCAATCATTTTCTGTTTTCTAAAAATATCGCTTTGAGCCATCTGGTAAAACGCAAAAACAGTTTAGAAGCGCAATTTTTAGAATTAACCAAGAACGCCATTATCCAAAACAACTAA
- a CDS encoding GAF domain-containing protein — MDIHLYNESPFETIISFHKLIESFEKIALSDVDYRANYAKAILKQIEALPELRTGIKDYATIKDNEALIRNLLADIFPTALTNNEIKAVTIPFQNLYFNYTERFKKILSNAGSEFDMEIRDFDDHQFYVNNCCIILGAYYKQRIDFNNPFFYDIPDENGIEKHYRILYNADFMEVIPTEKSIALTQDDIDLLLDNYHDLELWKSKFPAGSWILKGFGIVSLFDATTESAISNLKSNLLKSDSKTAATDEIVFNIFKSIFKIPDLKVGFIVYSPEEEKFIRPVKFDTQMQSFLLSKDQEIDCKNAFFGCTFEKLLNDKEPLVISNVEKFIAESHNIKLGEHLLKQGIQSCVFAPVIKDGQLLGVVELVSSQQKALNTINATKLELVLPYLTDTIDRYNTDMQHQIEAIIQREYTTIHPSVYWKFKKESQNYFQNINHTKDYIFKEIVFKNVYPLYGQIDIKGSSEHRNETVKIDLKNQLTALLKIFESQNTNHNLVLLEQRKFELESFRDELDAPLKADTEQYIQRYIEEEIHPLLKNTKETQKSEKLEREYFESLDAKSGLFYQERKKFDNAMSIINKKLASVLDKKQLEAQQIYPHYYERFKTDGVEHNLYIGASIAPNQPFDMMYLHNLRLWQLQTLCEMELEHHQLKESLPYELDVTSLILVFTSPLSIRFRMDEKRFDVDGTYNARYEVVKKRIDKSNIKGTKDRITEKEKITIVYSQNSEEAEYLKYIKYLQHKKILEPSIEQFEVEDLQGVSGLRAIRVKVINNNTNPVAKKITYQDLLDELN; from the coding sequence ATGGATATTCATTTATACAACGAAAGTCCTTTCGAAACGATCATCTCCTTTCATAAGCTTATTGAATCTTTTGAGAAAATTGCTTTGTCGGATGTTGATTACAGGGCTAACTACGCAAAAGCCATTCTAAAACAAATAGAGGCCCTTCCGGAACTTCGAACCGGAATTAAGGACTACGCCACCATTAAAGACAATGAAGCTTTAATCAGGAATCTTTTGGCTGATATCTTCCCAACTGCTTTGACAAACAACGAAATAAAAGCGGTTACCATACCTTTTCAGAATTTATATTTCAACTATACGGAACGCTTTAAAAAGATCTTAAGCAACGCAGGATCAGAGTTTGATATGGAAATTCGCGATTTCGACGATCATCAGTTCTATGTCAACAACTGCTGCATTATTTTAGGTGCCTATTACAAACAGCGTATCGATTTTAACAACCCTTTTTTCTATGACATTCCCGATGAAAATGGAATAGAAAAGCACTATCGTATTCTGTACAATGCCGATTTCATGGAAGTTATTCCAACAGAAAAATCAATAGCTTTAACTCAGGATGATATTGACTTATTACTGGACAACTACCACGATCTTGAACTCTGGAAATCAAAATTCCCTGCCGGAAGCTGGATTTTAAAAGGTTTTGGAATTGTTTCTTTGTTCGACGCCACCACAGAAAGTGCGATTTCAAACCTGAAAAGCAACTTATTAAAATCTGATTCAAAAACAGCTGCTACAGATGAAATTGTATTCAATATTTTTAAATCGATCTTTAAAATTCCTGATTTAAAGGTGGGGTTTATTGTATACAGTCCGGAGGAAGAAAAATTTATCAGACCTGTTAAATTTGACACTCAGATGCAGAGTTTTCTACTTTCAAAAGATCAGGAAATTGATTGCAAGAATGCTTTTTTCGGATGTACCTTCGAGAAATTATTAAACGATAAAGAACCTTTGGTAATTTCTAACGTCGAAAAATTCATTGCCGAATCACATAATATAAAATTAGGGGAGCATCTGTTAAAACAAGGGATCCAAAGTTGTGTTTTTGCTCCTGTCATAAAAGACGGGCAGTTACTGGGCGTTGTTGAACTGGTTTCTTCTCAACAAAAAGCACTCAATACGATTAATGCTACCAAACTAGAACTGGTACTTCCTTATTTAACCGATACTATTGATCGTTACAATACGGATATGCAGCATCAGATTGAAGCCATTATTCAGCGCGAGTACACCACCATTCACCCAAGTGTGTACTGGAAATTCAAAAAAGAATCGCAAAACTATTTCCAAAATATCAATCATACCAAGGATTATATTTTTAAGGAAATTGTCTTTAAGAACGTATATCCACTTTACGGGCAAATTGATATCAAAGGTTCTTCCGAACATCGAAATGAAACGGTTAAGATCGACCTTAAAAATCAATTGACTGCTTTGCTGAAAATTTTCGAATCTCAGAATACAAACCACAATCTGGTCCTTCTGGAACAGCGCAAATTTGAACTGGAATCTTTTCGGGATGAGCTTGACGCTCCTTTAAAAGCAGATACCGAGCAATACATTCAGCGTTACATTGAAGAAGAAATTCATCCTCTTTTAAAGAATACAAAAGAAACACAAAAAAGCGAAAAACTGGAACGAGAATACTTTGAGAGTCTTGACGCAAAAAGCGGATTGTTTTATCAGGAGCGAAAGAAGTTCGATAATGCGATGTCTATTATCAACAAAAAACTGGCCTCGGTTCTGGACAAAAAACAACTCGAAGCGCAACAGATTTATCCACATTATTACGAACGATTTAAAACAGATGGTGTTGAGCATAACCTCTATATTGGAGCCTCTATTGCTCCAAATCAACCCTTTGATATGATGTACTTGCACAACTTGCGTTTGTGGCAGTTACAAACCTTGTGCGAAATGGAACTTGAACATCATCAGCTTAAAGAATCACTCCCGTACGAACTGGACGTGACTTCTTTAATATTAGTGTTTACTTCTCCGCTTTCGATCCGTTTCAGAATGGATGAAAAACGTTTTGATGTCGACGGAACCTACAATGCCAGATACGAAGTGGTGAAAAAACGCATCGACAAATCGAATATCAAAGGCACAAAAGACCGTATTACGGAGAAAGAGAAAATTACCATTGTGTATTCTCAAAACAGTGAGGAAGCTGAATATTTAAAATACATCAAATACTTACAGCACAAAAAAATTCTCGAACCTTCAATCGAACAATTTGAAGTTGAAGACCTTCAGGGAGTTTCGGGTCTAAGAGCCATTCGTGTTAAAGTAATCAATAACAATACAAATCCCGTAGCGAAAAAAATTACCTATCAGGACTTATTAGATGAGCTCAACTAA
- a CDS encoding SdiA-regulated domain-containing protein produces MKKFFLLGASIALLACQQQSNSNLKTLYALPKKLKEVSGITYFPETNLIYAIEDSGNKNEIYAIKSDGKIAKSIVVSNATNVDWEDITKDKSGNIYIGDFGNNDNERKDLCIYKVNKNQLNKDSAVAEYKVSFSYPEQKEFPPKKKEMFYDVEGFFEHGNYFYLFTKNRSKNFDGTAFIYKILNAPGTQKAIKIGEFKTCDNYNHCVLTSATISPDGKKVALLSHDKIVLFKGYKNDWFHKGSQTEIKLDHFSQKEAIVFKDNTTLLIADEKANKTGGNVYEFKLK; encoded by the coding sequence ATGAAAAAATTTTTTTTACTCGGGGCTTCTATTGCCTTACTGGCTTGTCAGCAACAATCCAATTCAAATTTAAAAACGTTGTACGCCCTTCCGAAGAAGCTAAAAGAAGTTTCGGGAATTACTTATTTTCCTGAAACGAATTTAATTTATGCGATAGAAGACAGTGGTAATAAAAATGAAATTTATGCGATAAAATCGGACGGGAAGATTGCCAAATCGATTGTTGTTTCAAATGCAACTAATGTAGATTGGGAAGATATTACCAAAGACAAAAGCGGGAATATTTACATTGGAGATTTTGGAAATAACGACAACGAGCGCAAAGATTTGTGTATTTATAAAGTCAATAAGAATCAGTTGAATAAAGATTCAGCAGTGGCAGAGTATAAGGTTTCATTTTCTTACCCGGAACAAAAGGAATTTCCTCCGAAGAAAAAAGAAATGTTCTATGATGTCGAAGGCTTTTTTGAGCACGGGAATTATTTTTATCTGTTTACCAAAAACCGTAGTAAGAATTTCGATGGAACTGCCTTTATTTATAAAATTTTAAATGCTCCGGGAACTCAGAAGGCGATTAAAATAGGGGAGTTTAAGACTTGTGATAATTACAATCATTGTGTTTTAACCAGTGCAACCATTAGCCCTGATGGTAAAAAAGTAGCTTTGCTGAGTCATGATAAAATCGTTTTGTTTAAAGGGTATAAAAATGATTGGTTCCATAAAGGATCACAAACGGAGATTAAATTGGATCACTTTTCGCAAAAAGAAGCTATCGTTTTTAAAGACAACACTACTTTATTGATTGCCGATGAAAAGGCAAATAAAACAGGAGGCAATGTTTATGAGTTTAAGCTAAAATAA
- a CDS encoding metallophosphoesterase, which translates to MKLFLDNHFIAKIKTCSLAITVLLLTYSCATHKAQYGKNVSANETENATDTIKIAHTFYLVGDAGNADEEKAQQTLELLHQKLKKANKKSTLLFLGDNIYPKGFPAHNEGPEKALAETKLTNQLKLTEGFKGKTIVIPGNHDWYNGIKGLELQAEFVTKYLNDKKAFLPRKSCAIEAVKIDSTTALVTIDSEWFLEDWNNHPTINDNCDIKTREDFFDELESVLNKNQEKTVILALHHPLMSNGSHGGQYSLEKQLFPLEQKIPLPVIGSFINLLRKTTGASPQDIQNKQYTAYAKRIKTLLQKQKNVIVVSGHDHNLQYVNKENIKQIISGAGSKSEAARAINSNDFSYGGNGYATLTLFKSGDAKVSFFGNENNHEKLLFEREIIKAKEINWAADIPNNFPPKITTSIYSQKMTQKSLFHKFLFGNHYRKYYSLPIEAKTATLDTLMGGLKPIREGGGHQSKSLRVSDPKGREYVMRAMKKSATQFLQSVAFKDQYIVNDFENTYAENFLLDFYTTSHPYTPFAVGNLADRIGLAHSNPILYYIPKQNTLKEFNSNFGDELYMVEERPADNHLEGKNFGNPTNIISTSDMMKNLHKDEKYTVDENEYIKARLFDMLIGDWDRHDDQWRWREYKKDGKVTYKPIPRDRDQAFSKYDGTLLALLMNIPALRHMRTFKDKIDNVKWLNREPYPLDLAFLKTAEEKDWIAQAKYIQENLSDTDIDNAFKSLPKEVQDETIKDIQQKLKSRKKDLQKYASQYFDVLSHTVMIAGTDKKDKFVIRHSAKKTLEIQVFRVKKEGDELIYTKTITDAKTSNLWIYGLDDNDTFQVTGNAKSKIKIRLIGGQNNDTYNIENGKRVIVYDFKSKQNTYNLDSKTGTQLTDDYDVNLYNYEKPKYNVISGLPNMGYNPDDGVKLGFNLNYTVNNFKQNPYTQKHVLNGFYYFATEGFELNYAAHFPGLLGKWVIDVESQYTTPNFTVNYFGYGNETINNTEQFGMDYNRVRIQKFNVSAAIRHVGRYGSEFSIQPMFQQMRVEETKNRFIDIPNIINPEIFQSQTFGGAKIKYHFKNSDFAAKPTLGVTFMISAAWLANLNETRQNFPTLESLLGFTHKIDSNGKLVLATLLKGKAILNNNYEFYQGASLGGDTDLRGYRNERFLGSSYFSQSTDLRLSIGKIQKTIAPLTYGILGGFDYGRIWLDGENSQKWHQDYGGGLWLNAINVLTARITYFKSPDETGRVIFGAAYSF; encoded by the coding sequence ATGAAATTGTTTTTGGATAATCATTTTATTGCGAAAATTAAAACCTGTTCTTTGGCAATAACTGTCTTGCTGCTCACCTATTCCTGTGCGACTCATAAAGCACAATATGGTAAAAATGTCAGTGCTAACGAAACGGAAAACGCAACAGATACCATAAAAATTGCACACACTTTTTATTTAGTGGGTGATGCCGGAAACGCCGACGAAGAAAAAGCACAGCAAACTCTTGAACTACTGCACCAAAAGCTAAAAAAAGCGAATAAAAAATCGACCTTGCTTTTTTTAGGAGATAATATCTATCCGAAAGGTTTTCCTGCCCATAATGAGGGGCCGGAAAAGGCTTTGGCCGAAACGAAACTGACCAATCAATTAAAACTTACCGAGGGATTTAAGGGAAAAACGATTGTCATTCCCGGAAACCACGATTGGTACAATGGCATCAAAGGCCTTGAACTTCAGGCTGAATTTGTTACTAAATATTTAAACGATAAAAAAGCCTTTTTACCCCGAAAAAGCTGCGCTATCGAAGCTGTTAAAATAGACAGTACAACTGCTTTAGTAACGATTGACAGTGAATGGTTTCTGGAAGACTGGAACAACCACCCTACTATAAATGACAATTGTGATATTAAAACCAGAGAAGATTTCTTTGACGAACTGGAAAGTGTTCTTAATAAAAATCAGGAGAAAACAGTCATTCTTGCCCTACATCACCCCCTTATGAGCAACGGATCCCATGGCGGTCAATATTCGCTGGAAAAACAACTGTTCCCTCTGGAACAAAAAATTCCGCTTCCGGTAATTGGTTCCTTTATTAATTTACTGCGAAAAACTACAGGTGCCAGTCCTCAAGACATTCAGAACAAACAATATACTGCTTATGCCAAGCGCATTAAAACGCTGCTGCAAAAACAAAAAAATGTGATTGTAGTTTCCGGCCACGATCATAATCTGCAGTATGTCAACAAGGAAAATATTAAGCAGATTATTAGCGGTGCGGGATCAAAATCCGAAGCTGCAAGGGCCATTAATTCAAATGATTTCTCTTATGGAGGAAACGGTTATGCTACCTTAACTTTATTCAAAAGCGGAGATGCGAAAGTTTCTTTCTTCGGAAATGAAAACAACCACGAGAAGCTACTTTTTGAGCGGGAAATCATAAAGGCCAAAGAAATCAACTGGGCTGCTGATATTCCGAATAATTTCCCTCCTAAAATTACGACTTCTATCTATTCTCAAAAAATGACTCAGAAAAGTCTGTTTCATAAGTTTCTCTTCGGAAACCACTATAGAAAATATTACAGCTTACCTATTGAGGCTAAAACCGCAACTTTAGACACTTTAATGGGAGGTCTGAAACCCATTCGTGAAGGTGGCGGACATCAGTCTAAATCTTTAAGAGTATCGGATCCTAAAGGCCGTGAATATGTAATGCGTGCTATGAAAAAAAGTGCTACACAATTTTTACAATCTGTAGCTTTTAAAGATCAGTACATTGTTAATGATTTTGAGAATACCTATGCAGAGAATTTCTTATTGGACTTTTATACTACTTCACATCCGTATACTCCCTTTGCAGTAGGCAATCTGGCTGATAGAATAGGGCTGGCACACAGCAACCCGATTTTATATTACATTCCGAAACAAAATACTTTAAAAGAATTCAATTCGAATTTTGGAGATGAATTGTACATGGTTGAAGAAAGGCCTGCCGACAATCATCTGGAAGGGAAGAACTTTGGAAATCCAACCAATATTATCAGCACATCTGACATGATGAAAAACCTGCATAAAGATGAAAAATATACCGTTGACGAAAACGAATATATAAAAGCCCGTTTGTTTGACATGCTTATTGGCGATTGGGACCGACACGACGACCAATGGCGTTGGAGAGAATATAAAAAAGACGGAAAGGTAACTTACAAACCTATTCCCAGAGATCGCGATCAGGCTTTTTCGAAATATGACGGAACTTTGCTTGCACTGTTGATGAACATTCCTGCACTGCGCCACATGCGTACTTTTAAAGACAAAATCGACAATGTAAAATGGCTTAACAGAGAACCTTACCCGCTTGACTTGGCCTTTTTAAAAACTGCCGAAGAAAAAGACTGGATTGCTCAGGCAAAATACATTCAGGAAAATTTATCGGATACGGATATTGACAATGCTTTTAAAAGTCTACCAAAAGAGGTTCAGGACGAGACGATTAAAGACATTCAACAGAAATTGAAAAGCAGAAAAAAAGACCTTCAAAAATATGCGTCCCAATACTTTGACGTTTTGAGTCATACTGTAATGATCGCCGGAACAGATAAAAAAGACAAGTTTGTAATTCGCCATAGCGCCAAAAAAACACTCGAAATTCAGGTATTCAGAGTTAAAAAAGAGGGCGACGAATTGATATACACTAAAACCATTACCGATGCTAAAACTTCCAACTTATGGATTTACGGTTTAGATGATAATGATACTTTTCAGGTAACCGGCAATGCAAAATCGAAGATAAAAATTCGGTTAATTGGCGGACAAAACAATGATACCTATAACATCGAAAACGGAAAAAGAGTGATCGTTTATGATTTTAAATCAAAACAAAATACCTATAATCTGGATTCAAAAACCGGAACTCAACTAACAGACGATTACGACGTTAACCTTTACAATTACGAAAAACCAAAATATAATGTGATTTCAGGGCTTCCGAATATGGGGTACAATCCTGACGATGGTGTAAAGCTTGGTTTTAATCTGAACTATACCGTAAACAATTTCAAACAAAACCCTTACACACAAAAACATGTGTTAAACGGTTTTTACTACTTCGCAACGGAAGGTTTTGAATTGAATTACGCCGCACATTTTCCAGGCTTGCTTGGCAAGTGGGTTATTGATGTTGAATCGCAATATACAACTCCAAATTTTACGGTGAATTATTTCGGATATGGGAATGAAACAATCAATAATACAGAGCAATTCGGAATGGATTACAACCGCGTTCGCATTCAGAAGTTTAATGTTTCAGCGGCGATCCGACATGTTGGGCGATATGGAAGCGAGTTTAGCATCCAGCCCATGTTTCAACAAATGAGAGTAGAAGAAACTAAAAACCGATTTATTGATATTCCAAACATCATTAATCCGGAAATTTTTCAAAGTCAGACCTTTGGTGGTGCGAAAATCAAGTACCATTTCAAAAACTCCGACTTTGCTGCAAAACCTACTTTGGGAGTTACTTTCATGATCTCGGCAGCGTGGTTAGCCAATCTAAATGAAACCAGGCAAAACTTTCCGACTCTTGAAAGTCTTTTAGGATTTACGCATAAAATTGATTCTAACGGAAAGCTGGTTTTGGCCACTCTTTTAAAAGGAAAAGCGATCCTAAATAACAATTACGAATTTTATCAGGGTGCGTCTTTAGGAGGCGATACAGACTTACGCGGTTATCGAAACGAACGCTTTCTGGGAAGTTCTTATTTTTCGCAAAGTACTGATTTACGTCTTAGCATTGGTAAAATCCAAAAAACAATTGCTCCGTTAACCTACGGAATACTGGGTGGTTTTGACTATGGAAGAATCTGGCTTGACGGTGAAAATTCCCAAAAATGGCATCAGGATTATGGCGGCGGACTTTGGCTGAACGCGATCAATGTGCTAACCGCAAGAATCACTTATTTCAAATCTCCTGACGAAACAGGAAGAGTCATTTTTGGAGCGGCTTATAGTTTTTAA
- a CDS encoding SDR family oxidoreductase, protein MKKLENKVAIVTGGNSGIGYAAAADLAANGAKVIVTGRNKEALGKAEAELKVTGIASDQSDLKSIDGLVAEVKDKFGKIDIVFLNAGIASFAPLESASESHYDSIMDVNVKGVYFTLQKLLPILNDGGSVIFNTSINANVGMENSGVYAASKAALLSLNRVFATELAPRNIRINAISPGPIETPIFGKLGLEKAEIEGFGAALSDKILLKRFGKASEIAKTVTFLASDDASFITGTEIVVDGGLTVNTVV, encoded by the coding sequence ATGAAAAAATTAGAGAATAAAGTAGCCATTGTAACAGGAGGTAATAGTGGAATAGGGTATGCGGCTGCAGCGGATTTGGCAGCAAATGGTGCAAAAGTAATTGTGACGGGAAGAAACAAAGAAGCCTTAGGAAAAGCAGAAGCTGAATTGAAAGTAACCGGAATTGCATCGGACCAATCCGATTTAAAATCAATTGACGGTTTAGTTGCCGAAGTGAAAGACAAATTTGGTAAAATTGATATCGTGTTTTTAAATGCCGGAATCGCTTCTTTTGCTCCCTTGGAATCTGCTTCAGAAAGTCATTATGATTCGATTATGGATGTGAACGTTAAGGGAGTTTATTTTACACTTCAAAAGTTGCTGCCTATTTTAAACGATGGAGGTTCTGTTATTTTTAATACCTCGATAAATGCCAATGTTGGTATGGAGAATTCAGGAGTTTATGCGGCAAGTAAAGCAGCTCTGTTATCTTTGAACCGTGTTTTTGCAACAGAACTGGCACCCAGAAATATCAGAATTAATGCGATTTCACCGGGGCCTATTGAAACGCCTATTTTTGGAAAATTAGGATTAGAAAAAGCAGAAATCGAAGGATTTGGTGCAGCGTTAAGCGATAAAATTTTATTGAAACGTTTTGGTAAAGCTTCCGAGATTGCTAAGACAGTAACTTTTCTTGCCTCAGACGATGCTTCGTTTATTACAGGAACCGAAATTGTGGTAGACGGTGGGCTTACAGTAAACACAGTGGTTTAA